The following proteins come from a genomic window of Sesamum indicum cultivar Zhongzhi No. 13 linkage group LG10, S_indicum_v1.0, whole genome shotgun sequence:
- the LOC105172129 gene encoding N-terminal acetyltransferase A complex catalytic subunit NAA10-like, which yields MVCIRKATVDDLLAMQTCNLFCLPENYQMKYYLYHILSWPQLLYVAEDYNGKIVGYVLAKMEEETTECHGHITSLAVLRTHRKLGLATKLMTAAQNAMEQVYGAEYVSLHVRKSNRAAFNLYTETLGYKIHDVEAKYYADGEDAYDMRKQLKGKKHHHHHHHHHGGGCCSADLKADEKPGSAETKTE from the exons ATGGTGTGCATCAGGAAGGCGACAGTGGACGATTTGCTGGCGATGCAGACCTGCAATTTGTTCTGCCTGCCGGAGAATTATCAGATGAAGTACTACTTGTACCACATTCTCTCATGGCCGCAGCTCCTCTACGTGGCCGAGGATTACAACGGCAAGATTGTCGGTTATGTTTTGGCCAAAATGGAGGAGGAAACTACCGAGTGCCACGGCCACATCACTTCTCTCGCCGTCCTCAGAACTCACCGGAAACTCGGCCTCGCCACCAAACTCATGACTGCTGCTCAAAACGCCATGGAACAG GTGTATGGCGCGGAGTATGTCTCGCTGCACGTCAGAAAAAGCAACAGGGCTGCATTTAATTTGTACACTGAAACGCTAGGGTACAAGATACACGACGTGGAGGCAAAATATTATGCCGATGGGGAAGATGCTTATGACATGAGAAAACAATTGAAGGGTAAGAAgcatcaccaccaccaccaccaccaccatggTGGTGGGTGTTGCTCCGCGGACTTGAAAGCAGATGAAAAGCCTGGGTCAGCGGAGACGAAAACAGAGTGA
- the LOC105172131 gene encoding serine carboxypeptidase-like 40, which translates to MSTLILLFSSALLLACLTAAAGESSGEEQIAALSRFYSEKLKNSTGMDRSHFNGSRHHVFHGAKVHAQVGSKESDRIERLPGQPPVKFKQYGGYVTVDRKAGRAFYYYFVEAQRSHKSLPLLLWLNGGPGCSSLAYGAMQELGPFRVHSDGKTLYKNRFAWNYAANVLFLESPAGVGFSYSNTTTDFEIGGDRKTAMDNYVFLLNWLKRFPEYKNRDFYISGESYAGHYVPQLAHTILYHNLKANNTIINLKGIIIGNAVIDDETDVKGMYEYFGTHALVSDETTNRIMKYCDFSPNATQQLDECNEAANEADRCINAIDIYNIYAPLCSNSSLTEKPKKANGVSLDPCSDSYVYAYLNRPEVQEALHANVTKIPYAWQPCSEVLKKWTDSPATIIPLLKEFMAHGLRVWIFSGDIDGRIPVTSTKQSIQKMKLPIKTSWHPWFLGGEVGGYTQVYEGNLTFATVRGAGHQVPSYQPARALSLIMHFLAGTDLPDSSRF; encoded by the exons ATGAGTACTCTAATTCTGCTGTTCTCATCGGCTCTGCTGCTGGCATGCTTGACAGCAGCAGCAGGTGAGAGCAGCGGCGAGGAGCAAATCGCAGCGCTGTCGCGTTTTTACAGTGAGAAGCTGAAGAACAGCACAGGCATGGACAGAAGCCATTTCAATGGGAGTCGTCATCATGTTTTCCATGGAGCAAAAGTTCATGCGCAAGTAGGGTCGAAGGAGAGTGACAGGATTGAGAGGCTGCCGGGACAGCCTCCGGTGAAGTTCAAGCAGTACGGTGGGTACGTGACGGTGGATCGGAAGGCCGGCCGAGCTTTCTATTATTACTTTGTGGAGGCTCAGCGCTCTCACAAATCATTGCCTCTTCTTCTATGGCTCAATGGAG GGCCTGGTTGTTCTTCCCTTGCTTATGGAGCAATGCAGGAGCTCGGACCGTTCCGGGTTCATAGCGATGGCAAAACACTCTACAAGAACAGATTCGCGTGGAACTATG CGGCAAACGTCTTGTTCCTGGAGTCTCCAGCCGGGGTCGGGTTCTCATACTCAAATACGACGACTGACTTTGAAATCGGCGGAGATAGAAAGACGGCTATGGACAACTACGTTTTCTTGTTGAACTGGTTAAAGAGATTTCCAGAATATAAAAACAGAGATTTCTATATTTCCGGTGAGAGTTACGCCGGTCATTACGTCCCTCAGTTGGCGCACACCATTCTCTATCATAATTTGAAGGCCAACAACACTATTATCAATCTCAAAGGAATCATT ATCGGGAATGCTGTGATTGACGACGAGACGGATGTGAAAGGGATGTACGAATATTTTGGGACGCACGCTCTGGTTTCGGACGAGACTACAAATCGCATTATGAAGTATTGCGATTTCTCCCCCAACGCCACGCAACAGTTAGATGAATGCAATGAGGCTGCTAATGAAGCTGATAGATGCATTAACGCTATTGATATATACAACATTTATGCACCCTTGTGCTCTAATTCCAGCCTCACAGAGAAGCCCAAGAAAGCTAAT GGTGTGAGTCTTGATCCTTGCAGTGACTCTTATGTGTATGCATACCTGAATAGGCCTGAGGTTCAGGAGGCTCTCCATGCCAATGTCACTAAAATCCCTTATGCTTGGCAACCATGCAG CGAAGTCCTCAAGAAATGGACAGATAGCCCAGCAACCATCATTCCTTTACTCAAAGAGTTCATGGCCCATGGCCTTCGAGTTTGGATATTTAG TGGGGACATAGATGGAAGGATACCAGTCACTTCAACAAAGCAATCCATCCAGAAGATGAAACTTCCCATCAAGACTTCATGGCACCCTTGGTTCCTTGGTGGAGAG GTTGGGGGGTATACACAAGTGTATGAAGGAAACCTAACATTTGCAACAGTTAGAGGGGCAGGTCATCAAGTGCCCAGCTACCAGCCTGCTAGAGCCCTTTCCCTCATTATGCATTTTCTTGCTGGGACAGACCTCCCTGATTCTTCAAGATTTTAA
- the LOC105172130 gene encoding F-box/WD-40 repeat-containing protein At3g52030, producing MDHKASTSLSPPPVKNRRRAVPTTFDALGNDVLCMIFAFLDVVQLLRCATVCKSWNTVINKLKLVQIQYHKQTDSVSLSDVSSFSEKSINIEMERLAMEQQRLSLQEGPVDIFQWKGHSVGINKCRMKMGLVLTGVGDKVMRLWSAERCKGLDEYYLPDKAPLIDFDFDEGKVVGLVGTRICIWRRIGTRDLFSSREGIFTQGLCMRYEDPQAVVGCEDGKVRVFDMYSRKISQIIKMHPGAVSCLSFTDEQLIVSGSSLGSISISDLSSDLQVAALDTTSSGGGIKTLCLNPSSYSLFAGSSTGYASCWDLRTFRRLWNTRVSPNVLYSMHHLRNDKSTLVVGGIDGVLRIVDQNSGEVLSRCIMQDNRNVPNQTDKNRVVEKKKAIRLSEDDRIDLMPNRPPITCLAVGMQKVVTTHSDKHIRVWKFSYK from the exons ATGGACCATAAGGCTTCAACGAGCCTCTCGCCACCGCCGGTGAAGAACCGGCGGCGTGCCGTCCCTACCACCTTCGACGCTCTGGGAAACGACGTTCTGTGTATGATTTTTGCTTTTCTCGACGTCGTCCAACTACTTCGCTGCGCCACTGTCTGCAAATCGTG GAACACCGTGATTAATAAACTGAAGTTAGTGCAAATACAGTACCACAAACAGACAGATTCCGTCAGCCTCTCTGATGTTTCTAGTTTTTCGGAAAAGTCAATAAATATAGAGATGGAGCGGCTAGCGATGGAGCAACAGAGATTGTCTTTACAAGAAGGTCctgttgatatttttcagTGGAAAGGTCACTCGGTAGG GATTAACAAATGCAGAATGAAGATGGGGTTGGTTCTCACTGGTGTTGGAGATAAG GTGATGCGTCTCTGGTCTGCAGAGAGGTGCAAGGGGTTGGATGAATATTATCTGCCTGATAAAGCACCACTAATCGACTTTGATTTTGATGAGGGGAAG GTTGTTGGTCTTGTGGGAACTCGTATATGTATATGGAGGCGCATTGGGACTAGAGATCTATTTTCCTCGCGTGAAGGCATATTTACCCAGGGATTGTGTATGCG TTATGAAGACCCACAGGCAGTGGTTGGGTGTGAGGATGGGAAAGTCCGTGTATTTGACATGTACAGCAGAAAGATTTCACAAATAATCAA GATGCATCCTGGGGCAGTATCATGTTTATCCTTCACTGATGAGCAGTTGATTGTCAGTGGTTCATCCCTTGGTAGTATTTCAATATCAGATCTTTCGTCAGATCTGCAAGTGGCTGCCTTGGACACAACTAGTTCTGGAG GAGGCATAAAAACTCTGTGTTTGAACCCAAGCTCGTATTCATTATTTGCTGGATCAAGTACAGGCTATGCATCTTGTTGGGACCTAAG AACATTTAGAAGACTATGGAACACACGAGTTAGCCCAAACGTGCTCTACTCTATGCATCACCTGCGGAACGATAAATCAACACTGGTGGTTGGTGGAATAGATGGTGTGTTAAGAATCGTCGATCAGAACAGTGGAGAAGTATTGTCCAGATGCATAATGCAGGACAACAGAAACGTTCCGAATCAAACAGACAAGAACAGAGTtgttgagaaaaagaaagcaatacGGCTCTCCGAAGATGACCGGATTGATCTAATGCCGAATCGGCCTCCTATAACATGCTTAGCTGTTGGAATGCAGAAAGTTGTTACCACACACAGTGACAAGCACATCAGAGTGTGGAAGTtcagttataaatga